One genomic window of Salmo salar chromosome ssa12, Ssal_v3.1, whole genome shotgun sequence includes the following:
- the LOC106564754 gene encoding trafficking kinesin-binding protein 1 isoform X2: MECDLLERVDRGSHDVSTLTELCSGGDSEVEIVSLLSEGLPNYTLRADCMFGYDHDDWLHTPLLPPEVALGITHDQIEETLKYFLLCSERVGQVTKTYHDIEAVTHLLEEKERDLELAARIGQSLLKQNRDLTARNELMDEQLEIAKEEIAQLRHELSMRDDLLHLYASTEEIENASDSHALMKRNESSNSLSNFVNYDFIQQKLKGLEEENLKLRCEANELTSETANYEEQEQELMMVCVEELTSVNKQVVDLSDELARKVEDTLRQQEEISSLLAQIVDLQARCKRLTTDNEELTQHLSASRENQSQLKSELNYLQDKYSECEDMLRETREDIKNLRNKSLPNSTVQRYSSLSAVFPMDSLAAEIEGTFRKGLDVPAPSEYKNHPWRVFETVKVVNQASRLRSRCHSPGQVPGSSPVSLRSSRASTPRTSYYGSDSASFTLEDKPPSAVSRLAEVAHTEDSSVSGPKRLGMPGMPGGQDLEAALRCLSDRQQSHASERPFFEVERERKLRALATACQRGSEEVGELGSSGFLTPNDSLVSSSVASTGTNYSNGSSLHSSAGSGGSRSYLPDRLQIVKPLEGSVTLHHWQQLAKPNLGGILHPRPGVLTKDFRELEIDLQHVYSLNDLEEDEPDLLQLSHGLAAGVHGTMVTPPSSGPNLPQTPPTHTVTNCRRHHPSLLLPSFSTRKAVEIFFPKDTWPRKQHTVKCRKLHVFCLVFTKSVFMVTMNTSWKFRQRRRNNSLCSRSLSARGSCEHLSTTSPSSSNQQHCVLTFDPSQGGGHHSTSTPAPPLSLGLLKLLKEQGISASTLPYPYHQLTPHTPHNGRGRAGWRNMHYGGRRENEHFQLQPGREAEESGTSQGGSPRRGGLKRARRGERSNPTIQTST; this comes from the exons TGCTGTGTTCAGAGAGAGTGGGCCAGGTCACTAAGACCTACCATGACATTGAGGCTGTCACCCACCTACTGGAAGAG AAAGAGCGGGACCTCGAGTTGGCGGCCCGGATTGGCCAATCACTGCTCAAGCAGAATCGGGATCTAACGGCACGGAATGAGTTAATGGACGAACAGCTGGAGATCGCTAAGGAAGAG ATAGCCCAGCTGCGACATGAGCTCTCCATGAGAGACGACCTGCTCCACTTGTACGCCAGCACAGAGGAGATCGAGAACGCCTCCGACTCACACGCACT AATGAAGAGGAACGAGTCGTCCAACTCCCTCAGTAACTTTGTCAATTATGACTTCATACAGCAGAAACTCAAAGGTCTGGAGGAGGAGAACCTCAAACTACGCTGTGAG GCCAATGAACTGACGTCAGAGACCGCTAACTATGAGGAACAAGAGCAGGAGctgatgatggtgtgtgtggaggAACTCA CCTCTGTGAATAAGCAGGTGGTGGACCTGTCTGATGAGTTGGCCCGTAAGGTGGAGGACACTCTCAGGCAGCAGGAGGAGATCAGCTCCCTGCTCGCACAAATAGTCGACCTGCAGGCACGCTGCAAAAGG CTCACCACTGACAACGAAGAGCTGACCCAGCACCTGAGTGCCTCGCGGGAGAACCAATCACAGCTCAAATCAGAG CTAAACTACCTGCAGGACAAGTACTCAGAGTGTGAGGACATGCTACGGGAGACCAGAGAGGACATTAAGAACCTGCGCAACAAGAGCCTGCCCAACAGCACGGTGCAGCGCTACAGCTCCCTATCAGCCGTGTTCCCCATGGACTCCCTGGCAGCAGAGATAGAGGGCACCTTCCGCAAGGGCCTGGACGTCCCCGCACCCTCCGAGTACAA GAATCACCCGTGGCGCGTGTTTGAGACGGTGAAGGTGGTGAACCAAGCGTCGAGGCTGCGGTCGCGGTGCCACTCCCCCGGCCAGGTGCCCGGCTCCAGCCCTGTGTCGCTGCGCTCCAGCCGTGCCTCCACCCCCCGTACCAGCTACTACGGCTCAGACAGTGCCAGCTTCACCTTGGAGGACAAACCACCTAGTGCCGTATCGAGGCTGGCAGAGGTGGCACACACTGAGGACAGCAG TGTAAGTGGCCCTAAGCGTCTGGGTATGCCGGGCATGCCTGGAGGCCAGGACCTTGAGGCCGCTCTCCGCTGTTTATCTGACCGCCAGCAGAGCCATGCCTCAGAGCGCCCCTTCTTTGAGGTGGAGCGCGAACGCAAACTCCGCGCCCTGGCCACCGCCTGCCAACGGGGCAGCGAGGAGGTGGGCGAGCTGGGCTCCAGCGGGTTCCTTACACCCAACGACAGCCTGGTGTCCAGCTCGGTGGCGTCGACAGGCACCAACTACTCCAATGGCAGCTCGCTGCACTCCTCGGCCGGATCGGGGGGCTCGCGCTCCTACCTACCTGACCGCCTGCAGATTGTCAAGCCCCTGGAAG GCTCAGTGACCCTGCACCACTGGCAGCAGCTGGCCAAGCCCAACCTGGGCGGTATCCTGCACCCTCGCCCGGGGGTCCTCACCAAAGACTTCCGGGAGCTGGAGATCGACCTCCAACACGTCTACAGCCTCAATGACCTGGAGGAGGACGAGCCTGACCTATTACAGCTCTCCCATGGCCTGGCTGCCGGAGTCCACGGCACCATGG TCACTCCTCCATCCTCTGGCCCCAACCTCCCCCAGACCCCTCCCACCCACACCGTCACCAACTGTCGGCGCCACCACCCATCcctcctgctcccctccttctccaccAG gaaggctgTTGAGATATTTTTTCCGAAGGACACCTGGCCAAGAAAGCAACATACAGTCAAGTGCAGAAAGTTACATGTTTTTTGTCTGGTATTTACTAAGAGCGTATTTATGGTGACAATGAATACTTCCTGGAAGTTTCGTCAAAGACGTCGAAATAATAG CCTTTGCTCTCGCAGCCTGTCCGCTCGTGGGAGCTGTGAGCATCTGAGTACAACGTCACCCTCCTCTTCCAATCAGCAGCACTGTGTGCTGACCTTTGACCCTAGCCAGGGCGGTGGCCaccactccacctccaccccagCACCTCCTCTATCACTGGGACTCCTGAAGCTGCTGAAGGAGCAGGGCATCTCTGCCTCCACCCTCCCCTACCCATACCACCAactgaccccacacacaccccacaacgGCAGAGGAAGAGCGGGGTGGAGGAACATGCACTATGGAGGAAGAAGGGAGAAtgaacattttcagcttcaacCTGGTAGAGAAGCTGAGGAGTCTGGGACTTCACAAGGTGGCAGCCCGAGGCGTGGTGGACTGAAGCGAGcacgaagaggagagagaagcaaTCCGACAATACAGACATCCACCTAA